One region of Fibrobacter sp. genomic DNA includes:
- a CDS encoding CDP-alcohol phosphatidyltransferase family protein translates to MGKSRFILPNAFTSMNFLLGVFAICWVTGAFDSFTSTDTLRMGAYFVMLSMLLDKLDGFAARLVNASSEFGAQFDSLADLIAFGLAPAFCVFFTYKICAPQFFEQNAALLVVTFSIYVLCAAMRLAKYNACDSDTYHHHFSGLPSTFAGAINATLVVFLKSKGIFTDPNSALVFIPVVVMLATGILMVSPLFLPKLQPRKNKAFNIFQGVLIVLTYIAGFMFISEKVPYVLEYLLVLGGCYLVIGFSVGLINRSKIIEEAKASKSND, encoded by the coding sequence GTGGGAAAGTCTCGTTTTATTTTGCCGAACGCATTTACCAGCATGAATTTTTTATTGGGCGTTTTTGCCATCTGCTGGGTTACGGGAGCCTTTGATTCCTTCACCTCTACCGACACGCTCCGCATGGGCGCCTATTTCGTAATGCTCAGCATGCTTTTGGACAAGTTGGACGGCTTTGCCGCACGCCTGGTAAACGCCAGCTCTGAATTCGGCGCCCAGTTTGATAGCCTTGCCGACCTGATTGCTTTTGGGCTTGCTCCCGCCTTTTGCGTATTCTTTACCTACAAGATTTGCGCTCCCCAGTTCTTTGAGCAGAACGCGGCCCTGCTGGTGGTGACCTTCTCTATCTATGTTCTCTGTGCCGCCATGCGCCTGGCCAAGTACAACGCCTGCGATTCCGACACCTACCACCATCATTTTTCAGGACTCCCTTCCACCTTTGCTGGCGCCATCAACGCCACCCTGGTCGTGTTCCTGAAATCCAAGGGAATCTTTACCGACCCCAACTCTGCGCTGGTGTTTATCCCCGTTGTGGTGATGCTTGCCACAGGCATCCTGATGGTGAGCCCCCTGTTCTTGCCCAAGCTTCAGCCCCGCAAGAACAAAGCCTTCAACATTTTCCAAGGCGTGCTGATCGTACTCACCTACATTGCCGGATTCATGTTCATTTCCGAAAAGGTCCCCTACGTGTTGGAATACCTGCTTGTTCTCGGCGGATGCTACCTGGTCATCGGCTTTAGCGTAGGCCTTATCAACCGCAGCAAGATTATTGAAGAAGCAAAGGCTTCAAAAAGTAATGACTAG
- the mpaA gene encoding murein tripeptide amidase MpaA codes for MLSGSIKLKFKPYGTSVLGAPLLYFPCKGACRLLVMAGIHGEEPETTFLLSRALRAFGDNLESIAFILCANPDGVTLGTRGNANGVDLNRNFPTENWSVAPVHSRSILEAERDMELSTGTAPASEPETSALIQLVDTLVPQAVVALHSPIGCIDAPEETPLVKNLQAVFNVPYVKDIGYKTPGSFGTWCKERNLECVTVELPRLAPELLYERYGLSFAEFLKKYPGTQPG; via the coding sequence ATGCTTTCCGGTTCCATCAAATTGAAATTCAAGCCCTACGGCACCAGCGTTCTCGGTGCACCGCTCCTGTATTTTCCCTGCAAGGGAGCTTGCCGTTTACTTGTAATGGCGGGTATCCACGGCGAAGAACCGGAGACCACATTCCTCTTGAGCAGAGCCTTGCGCGCCTTTGGTGACAACCTGGAATCGATAGCGTTTATCCTGTGCGCGAACCCCGATGGGGTGACTCTTGGAACCCGCGGAAACGCCAACGGCGTTGACCTGAACCGGAACTTCCCGACAGAAAACTGGAGTGTTGCACCGGTGCATTCCCGCTCCATCTTGGAGGCGGAACGGGACATGGAACTTTCCACAGGGACAGCTCCTGCAAGCGAGCCGGAAACCAGTGCTTTAATCCAACTGGTGGATACTCTTGTGCCACAGGCGGTGGTGGCTCTCCACAGTCCCATCGGCTGCATTGACGCTCCCGAAGAAACGCCTCTTGTGAAAAATCTCCAGGCGGTGTTCAATGTTCCATACGTCAAGGATATCGGATATAAAACTCCAGGCAGCTTTGGTACCTGGTGCAAGGAACGTAATCTTGAATGCGTTACGGTGGAGCTTCCACGCCTTGCTCCGGAGCTTTTGTACGAACGCTACGGGTTAAGCTTTGCGGAATTTCTAAAAAAATACCCCGGCACGCAGCCGGGGTGA